CTGGTCACGGGGGCGCCCCCCGCCGACCCCCAGGGCACGGCGCGGGCACTGCTGGGCGTGTACCTCGACGGGGCCGCGGCGCGGTAAGAGGCCCGGGCGATGATGAAGGTCCTTCATCATCCACTTGGGAACGGTGCACAACTTCTCCCGGAGCATGGCCTGTATCGCGCCTTCGCGGTGCGCCCGTTTCCCCGTGCCCCTCTTCGCCCGCGTGCGGCCCCCGTCGCCCACGCTCCTCTCCCGCTCGTCCCTTTGGAGACACCCTGATGGAAACCCTGTTCGGCTGGGTCACCCAGCCCGAGGCCTGGCTTGCCTTCGGCACGCTGCTGCTGCTCGAAGTCGTGCTCGGCATCGACAACGTGATCTTTATCAGCATTCTGGCAGGCAAACTGCCGCCCGAACAGCGCCAGCGGGCACGCACCATCGGCCTGCTCGCCGCGATGCTGATGCGGCTCGCGCTGCTGTTCTCGATTGCCTGGATCTACCGGTTGCAAAACGACCTGTTCGAGATTTTCGGAAGGGGCTTTTCGGGCCGCGACCTGATCCTGATTTTCGGCGGACTCTTCTTGCTCTACAAGGCCGTCAAGGAGATGCACGAGCAGCTCGAAGGGCCCGGCGCACACGAGCCCACCCTGGGGGGCGTGGGGGCGGCGAACTTCGCGGGCATCATCGCGCAGATCATGGTGCTCGATATCGTGTTCAGCCTCGACTCGGTGATCACGGCGGTCGGCATGGCCGACGACATCGGCGTGATGGTGAGCGCCGTCGTCGTGACGGTGCTCATCATGCTCGTCGCCGCGCGGCCCATCGGCGAGTTCGTGCAGGCACACCCCACCGTCAAGATGCTGGCCCTGGCCTTCCTCCTCCTGATCGGCGTCAACCTGATCGCCGACGGCTTCGGGTTCAAGATTCCCAAGGGGTACACGTACTTCGCGATGGGCTTCGCCATCATGGTCGAGCTGCTCAACCTGCGCGCCCGCAAGGGCAAGCCGGTCGCCCTGCACGAGACGCAGAGGCACCCGGACGCGGGCTGAGCCTCACCCCCGCCGAGCCGCGCCCCCCCTCATCCGGGGGGCGCTTTTTCATCGGCCCGCACTATCACCCCTCCACCGGCGGAACGCGCGCCGAGGCGACCTCGCCCCCCGGGCCACGCAGAGCGAGGACCCATTCCAGGCCGTCTCGGCTCACCTCAGGCGAGGCG
This Deinococcus aestuarii DNA region includes the following protein-coding sequences:
- a CDS encoding TerC family protein, with translation MMETLFGWVTQPEAWLAFGTLLLLEVVLGIDNVIFISILAGKLPPEQRQRARTIGLLAAMLMRLALLFSIAWIYRLQNDLFEIFGRGFSGRDLILIFGGLFLLYKAVKEMHEQLEGPGAHEPTLGGVGAANFAGIIAQIMVLDIVFSLDSVITAVGMADDIGVMVSAVVVTVLIMLVAARPIGEFVQAHPTVKMLALAFLLLIGVNLIADGFGFKIPKGYTYFAMGFAIMVELLNLRARKGKPVALHETQRHPDAG